The DNA segment ACCGATGTCCGGCCGATCGCCAGGGTGGCCGAGGACTACGACGCGATCGTGGTCAATGCCGACTCCCCGTACCAGACCATCGACGATCTGGTGAACGCCTGGTCCGGCGATCCGGGTGGGCTGGTCTGGACCGGCGGCTCGGCCGGTTCGATCGACCATCTGATCATCGCCGCCCTGGCCAAGGAGAGCGAACTCGACCCGAGCGAGATCACCTTCATCCCGAAGCGGTCGGCGTGGCCATGATCGACGTACCCGAGGGCACCGACCCGCCCGGACCGGAGTTCTTCCCGCTGCTGATCGCGGTCGTCATGTACGTCCTGGCGGTGCTGCTGGTCGTGAACTACATCCGCAATCCCGAGGTTCCGCAGCCGGCCACCTACGATGAGCACGACGAGGTCTCCGAGGAGGACCGACGGATCGCCGAGGAGGCGGCCAAGGTCAAGTACGCCACCTTCACCGACTGGCGCTCGGTCGCCTGGGTGGTCGGCGGGTTCCTCGCGTTCGCTGCGGTGCTGGAGTTCGCCGGCTGGGTGATCTCGGCGGCACTGCTGTTCTGGTGTGTCGCCCGAGGGATGGGCAGCCGTCGCCCGCTGCTCGACCTCACTGCCGCCCTGACCGTCTCCAGCATCGTCTATCTCGCCTTCGACGTCCTGCTCGGCCTGAACCTGCCCTCGGGCTTCCTCGGAGGTTTCTGATGGAATCACTATCCATGCTGATGGAGGGGTTCAGCCACGCGTTCACGCCGCTGAACCTGCTCTTCGTGGTGATCGGCTGTCTGCTCGGTACGGCGGTCGGCGTGCTGCCCGGTCTCGGTTCCTCGATGGCGGTCGCGCTGTTGTTGCCGATGACCTTCTCGCTGGATCCGACGGCGGCCTTCATCATGTTCGCCGGTGTCTATTTCGGCGGCCTGTTCGGCGACTCCACGATGGCGATCCTGATGAACACCCCGGGTCAGGCCTCGGCCATCGCCTCCACCTTCGAAGGCCACAAGATGGCGCGGGCCGGTCGAGCACCCGCAGGCGCTGGCGACGGCGGCGATCGGCGCCTTCATCGGCGGCATGATCTCCTGTGTGGTGGTGGTGTTCCTGGCCCCGACCCTGGCCGATTTCGCCACCGCGTTCGGCCCGGCCGAGTACTTCGCGCTGGCACTGTTCGCCTTCGTCGCCACCTCCTCGGTGGTGGCCGACTCGGTGCTGAAGGGGCTGGCCTCGCTGGTCGTCGGGCTCGGCCTGGCCACCATCGGGATCGATTCGATCACCGGTGCCGAGCGGTTGAGCTACCACGTACCGGAGCTCTTCGACGGCATCTCCCTGGTCACCGTCACCGTCGGCCTGCTGGCCCTGGGTGAGGTGATCCACATCGCCTCCCGGATCCGTCGGGACCCGGCCCCGGCGACCATCCGCAAGTCGGGCCGTCCGTTCCTGTCCCGGGCCGAGTTCAAGGAGGCGCTGCCGGCGTGGCTGCGGGGTACGGGGATCGGCCTGCCGTTCGGCGTGATCCCGGTCGGCGGTGCCGACGTACCGACCTTCATCGCCTACGGTGCGGAACGCTCGATCGATCGTCGACGGAAGAATCCGCAGTTCGGCAAGGGCGCCATCCGCGGTCTGGCCGCGCCGGAGGCGGCTGGCAATGCCACCACCGGTACGGCGATGGGTGCGCTGCTTGCCCTGGGCCTGCCGGTCTCGGCCACTGCGGCGATCATGCTGGCGGCGTTCCGGCAGTACGGTCTGCAGCCCGGCCCGCTGTTGTTCGAACGGGCGCCCGAGCTGGTCTGGGGCCTGCTGGCCAGCTTCTTCCTGGCGATGATCGTGCTGTTGTTGTTGAACCTGCCGTTCGCGACCCTGTGGGCCAAACTGCTGCTGATCCCGCGGCCGTACCTCTACGCCGGGATCGCGGTCTTCTGCGGGCTCGGCGTCTATGCCACCTCATCGTCGACCTTCGACCTGTTCATGCTGCTCGGGATCGGCTTCTTCGCCTTCTTGATGCGGCGCTTCGACTTCCCGCCGGCGCCGTTGCTGATCGGGATGGTGCTGGGTCCGCTGGCCGAGACCAACCTGCGGGACGGTCTGCTCAGCTCCGGTGGTGACTACGGGATCTTCCTCACCGGGGCGATCCCGATCATCATCTACCTCCTGTTGCTGATCGCGATCGTGATCTCGGTGGTCGGCCGGATCCGCTCCCGCCAGCGCGTCGACGTCTGAGTCGCAACGGAAAACGACGTCTGAGTCGCAATGGAAAACGACGTCTGAGTCGCAGCGGACATCGACGTCTGAGTCGCAATGGACGACGAGCCGGATCCAGGGCGCGTCTGCGTCCTGGATTCCGGTCTCGGTTCGTCCGCTGCGGTCAGCCGCGGTCGATCAGTCCACCCAGCTCGGTGCGGGAGTGCCAGAGCAGGTCGTTCTCGGACAGGAAATGCTGCACCGCCGGGGACTCCCAGGCGCTGTCCAGGTCCTCGCCCTCGACCGCGGAGGCGGCGGCCGTCACCCGTGCGGGCTCGGAGTCGGCGAAAACCCCGCTCACCTTCGGCAGCCGCAGCCCGTCGACGGCCACCGTGCCGAAGTCGGCCGGTTCGACCGGCTGGGAGTCCACCTCGGCAGTGACCACGATCGGGGACCCGACGAGCAGACCCGCCGCCCGCGCGATCAGCAGGCAGACGTACTCGGCCTCCTCGCCGGCTTCCAGGCCGAAGGCCTCGGTCATCGGTACGGTCGTGGTGTGGCCGAGCAGCCCGTCGACGGTTCCCCCGGCTGCCAGTTCCCGGGCCTGCTCGGGGGTCAACGGGATCGCCGTCAGACTGCTCATCGCTGCTCCTCCAGATCGCGTACAGCCGCCATCATGGCAGACCCGATCGCCGTGGCGATCCGCTCGGGATCCGGTCCCCCCTCGCCGTCGGCGTACACACTGAGGTAGGTCTGCCCCGCCAACTGCAGGATGCCCAGGGTCAGCTGGTGCCCGGCCGAGATCGGTACGACCGGCCAGCTGCCGACCAGCACTGCATCGGCCAGGCGGATCATCGACCCACCGGCATCCACCTCCACGGTGAGCAGGTCGTGGACCAGCGCCGGTGGCTCTGCCGCTGCGGCCACGGCCAGATCGCGACGGGTGGCCGCGGGCCAGCCGCCGAACACCGAGTCACCGAACACCGGGTCGCCGAACACCGAGTCCTCTCCGGCAGGCTCGGCGGCGGCAGACTCGGCCAGTGCATCGATCCGGGTACAAAAGCTCGCCCCGGCGAGCGGCAGCGTCCGTACCCGGGACACCACCGGATTCTCGCTCGCCGACCCGGCGCCCACGCCCGGCACCAGGATCGCCACGGTGTCGACCGGCTCGGCCAGCACCCCGGGAAGCTCGGCCAGCGCCTCGGCCAGACCGGCGAGCACCAGCTCGATCACACCGACCTCGCGAGCGTGCGGGTGATGGGCGCCGTGGTCCTGCCGGTCGCAGGCGTCGCGGTCCTGCCGGTCGCAGGCGTCGTGCAGCAGTGTCTGCACAGTGGTGAGCGTCTCCGCCGGCAGAACGCGCAGTGCCAGCGCTCGTTTCCGGGAGGTGGCTCCGGCCAGTGGTGAACCGACCGGTGGCGGGCCGGTGACCCACGCACCGACCACATCGGTGGCGGCGTCGGCGGCGACCCCGGCGAACGGGGCGAGGGTCAAGACGGTGCCGAAGCCCTCCACCGCGGCCCGCCGCAGCCGCGGCAGCCATCCGTCGCCGGCTGCCGCCTCCGTACCGGCCGCGAGCAGCAGCTCGCGAGGTCCCGGCATCGGCTCGGGCTGCCACGGGCTGCCGAATCCACCCCAGTCGGTGTCCCCGGTGTCGAGGCCCTTGTCGAACCAATCCTGGCCTCCACCGGGCCAGACGTTGCCACCGTCGGTCACCGGTTCATAGAGCAGTTGTCCGGGGTCCAGCGCATCGGGGCCGCAGACCAGGGCCGGATGCAGCTTCCAGATCAGCGCACCGGCCTCTCCTCCGGTGATCACCCAGAGCTGCCACAGCGGGCGGTCCCGGGGAAGCCGGGTGGCGAGGACCTCGGCGGCCAGTTCCCCCAGCTGCGACTCATCGGCGGCATCGGCCACCCGACGGGTGAGCACCTGCCGCCGAAGATCGAAGTCGGTGTCGTCGGCCCAGACCGGTGTGCCCAGATGTCCGGGGATCGGAAGCACCCGCTGCCGGAACCGGGGTAGGTAGCTGAGCTGGGCCTCGAGCAGGTCCCGGACCCGGTCCACCTGCAGCGGCCGGTCGAAGCGGTCGACCGAACCGATCACGGCCGGGTTGTTCGGGGTGTCGGTCGCCAGATGCCGCAACTGCAGCTCGGTCAGTCGTTCCATACGATCTCCCTGCCTCCACCCCGTCGCCTGCTGCCCGGTTCGGCCGCACTGTCCACAGACCCACTTCCCCGCGGCCCGACGACCTGTGAGGCTGACGACATGGCCGTGTCACCGACTTCCACCGATCCCGACCTGCGACCTTCCGGTCGGCGGGAACCGGCACCGCTGGTGAGGCCGGCCCCGGCGTACCTCCCGGCGGGTACCAGTTGGCGCTCGGAGCCGACCCTGCCGAGGGTACGTCGGCACGCCACGCCGCCCCAGCCGTCGATCCCGGCAGCGGCTCCCCGACCGGCCGAAGGCCCGGCACAGGCACTGGCCCGGAGCCTGCTGGAGGTGGCCACCGGTCGGCGTAGCGACGAACAGTTGCAGCAGGTGCTGCACCCGGCCGCCGAGGCAGGGATGACCGCGCTGCGTCGCCGGTTCACCGGCCGGCCGGTCGCCCTGCGACGGGCCCTGACCCAGTCGCCCCGGCCGGCGGTGGTCGAGGTCACCGTGGTCTGCACCGTCGGCGGGCGCGGGACCCCCACGCGCACCGAGGCGGTGGCCGTCGAACTCCGCCGGATCGGCGGCAGCTGGCGGATCTGCGCGGTCGAATGCGCCGGCGGCCGGGCCGGTGTCCCGGTCCCGGCGCCCACCCGCATCGTGGAGGCAGGTCGTCGTGCTGCAGTGGCCTGATCAGCCCTTGCGCCCGTGGCACTGCTTGAACTTCTTGCCCGAGCCACAGGGACACAGCTGATTGCGGCCGACACCGGCGAACTCGTCCTCGCCACTCTCGGTCCTGGTCTGTTCACCGGACTCACTCGGCGCCGAGTAGCGCAGCTTCGGAGCGGTACGCCGACGCTCGGCACCCTTCACCTGCACGGTGCCGGCACCGACCAGTCGGTCGCCGGAATCGGTCGTCTCCGGTGCCGCCCCGTCGGCCTCCGTCGGCTCCCCGGCCTCGGACCCGGCCTCGGCCGACCCGGCCTCGGACCCGGCCTTGGCCGACCCGGCCTGGGCCTCGGTTGCCGAGTTGCCGTTCACCCCGGCGGCCAGGCTGCCGACGGTCACCTTCTTGCCCGCGCTGTCCCGGACGGCCTTCATCGTCGGCTGCTGCACCTCGACCCGGAAGACGAAACTGACCACCTCGGCCAGCACCGCCTCCATCATCGAGTTGAACATATCGCCACCCTCGCGCTGGTACTCGACCAGCGGATCCCGCTGGGCCATCGCCCGCAGGCCGATACCCTCCCGCAGGTAGTCCATCTCGTAGAGGTGTTCACGCCACTTGCGGTCGAGTACCGTCAGCAGCACCTGCCGCTCCAGGCTCCGCATGTTCTCCTCACCCAGCTCCTCCTCGCGCTTGGCGAAGACGGCGTGGGCGTCGTCGATGAAGGCCTGGGCCAGTTCCTCCGAGCGCAGGTCACCGCCCTCGTAGTCGGCGCGGTCCAGGCCGACCGGGTAGAGCGCCTCGGCCTCGGCCCAGATCGCCTCGTAGTCCCAGTCCTCGGCGAACCCCTCGGAGGTGAGCTGGCGGATGGTCTGGCCGACGACCTTGTCGATCGCCGCCTGCACCTGGTCCTTGACCTCGGCGCCCTCCAGCACGGCCCGTCGGTCGGCGTAGATGACGTGGCGCTGCCGGTTCATCACGTCGTCGTACTTCAAGACGTTCTTGCGCATCTCGAAGTTCTGCGACTCGACCTGCTTCTGCGCGCTCTCGATCGACTTGGTCACCGAGCGATGATCGATCGGCTGGTCGTCGGGGACCTTCAGACTGGTCATCACCCATTCGACGATGTCGGACTTGAACAGTCGCATCAACGTGTCGTCCAGCGACAGGTAGAAACGGCTCTCGCCCGGGTCACCTTGTCGACCCGATCGACCGCGCAGCTGGTTGTCGATCCGGCGGGACTCGTGACGCTCGGAGCCGACCACGTAGAGACCGCCGAGTTCGACCACCTCGGCGTGTTCGGCGGCGACCTGTTCCTCGATCTCGGGCAGCACCTCAGCCCAGGCCTGCTCGTACTCCTCGGGGGTGTCCTCGGGGTTCAGGCCGCGCTTCTGCAGCTTCGCATCGGCCAGGAACTCGGTGTTGCCACCGAGGATGATGTCGGTACCACGGCCGGCCATGTTGGTGGCGACGGTGACCGCACCCTTGCGTCCGGCCTCGGCGACGAACTGCGCCTCCTTGGCGTGGTTCTTCGCGTTCAGCACGTTGTGCGGTACGCCGGCCTTCTTCAGCCGCTTCGAGATCAGCTCCGACTTGGCCACCGACCCGGTACCGATCAGCACCGGCTGGCCCTGCTCGTGCCGCTCGGCCACATCGGCGACGATGGCGTCGAACTTGGCCGCCTCGGTGCGGTAGATCAGGTCGGGATTGTCCTTGCGGACCATCTCCTTGTTCGTCGGGATCGGGATCACGCCCAGACCGTAGATCTTCTGGAATTCCGATTCCTCGGTCTTCGCCGTACCGGTCATCCCGGACAGCTTGTCGTACATCCGGAAGAAGTTCTGCAAGGTGACGGTGGCCAGGGTCTGGTACTCGTCCTTGATCTTGACCTTTTCCTTGGCCTCGATCGCCTGGTGCAGACCCTCGGAGTAGCGGCGACCCTCGAGGG comes from the Naumannella halotolerans genome and includes:
- a CDS encoding Rv3235 family protein encodes the protein MAVSPTSTDPDLRPSGRREPAPLVRPAPAYLPAGTSWRSEPTLPRVRRHATPPQPSIPAAAPRPAEGPAQALARSLLEVATGRRSDEQLQQVLHPAAEAGMTALRRRFTGRPVALRRALTQSPRPAVVEVTVVCTVGGRGTPTRTEAVAVELRRIGGSWRICAVECAGGRAGVPVPAPTRIVEAGRRAAVA
- a CDS encoding wax ester/triacylglycerol synthase domain-containing protein, with product MERLTELQLRHLATDTPNNPAVIGSVDRFDRPLQVDRVRDLLEAQLSYLPRFRQRVLPIPGHLGTPVWADDTDFDLRRQVLTRRVADAADESQLGELAAEVLATRLPRDRPLWQLWVITGGEAGALIWKLHPALVCGPDALDPGQLLYEPVTDGGNVWPGGGQDWFDKGLDTGDTDWGGFGSPWQPEPMPGPRELLLAAGTEAAAGDGWLPRLRRAAVEGFGTVLTLAPFAGVAADAATDVVGAWVTGPPPVGSPLAGATSRKRALALRVLPAETLTTVQTLLHDACDRQDRDACDRQDHGAHHPHAREVGVIELVLAGLAEALAELPGVLAEPVDTVAILVPGVGAGSASENPVVSRVRTLPLAGASFCTRIDALAESAAAEPAGEDSVFGDPVFGDSVFGGWPAATRRDLAVAAAAEPPALVHDLLTVEVDAGGSMIRLADAVLVGSWPVVPISAGHQLTLGILQLAGQTYLSVYADGEGGPDPERIATAIGSAMMAAVRDLEEQR
- a CDS encoding DUF6912 family protein, producing MSSLTAIPLTPEQARELAAGGTVDGLLGHTTTVPMTEAFGLEAGEEAEYVCLLIARAAGLLVGSPIVVTAEVDSQPVEPADFGTVAVDGLRLPKVSGVFADSEPARVTAAASAVEGEDLDSAWESPAVQHFLSENDLLWHSRTELGGLIDRG
- a CDS encoding tripartite tricarboxylate transporter TctB family protein, producing the protein MIDVPEGTDPPGPEFFPLLIAVVMYVLAVLLVVNYIRNPEVPQPATYDEHDEVSEEDRRIAEEAAKVKYATFTDWRSVAWVVGGFLAFAAVLEFAGWVISAALLFWCVARGMGSRRPLLDLTAALTVSSIVYLAFDVLLGLNLPSGFLGGF
- the secA gene encoding preprotein translocase subunit SecA codes for the protein MDRLMRIGEGRTLKKLEAIAKQVNAIESDFTEMSDAELQGQTADFKQRLEDGETLDDLLPEAFATVREASRRVLGKRHFDVQLMGGAALHLGNIAEMKTGEGKTLVATLPAYLNALTGEGVHVVTVNDYLVKFQSEQMGRIFGFLGMTTSSILNSMTPAERREAYNADITYGTNNEFGFDYLRDNMAQRLEDCVQRGHHFAIVDEVDSILVDEARTPLIISGPAEDNHEWYPEFARLAAALSIEKHYEVDEKKRTVAILEPGIDVVEDRLGIDNLYESANTPLISYLQQALKAKELFKRDRDYVVVNGEVLIVDEHTGRTLEGRRYSEGLHQAIEAKEKVKIKDEYQTLATVTLQNFFRMYDKLSGMTGTAKTEESEFQKIYGLGVIPIPTNKEMVRKDNPDLIYRTEAAKFDAIVADVAERHEQGQPVLIGTGSVAKSELISKRLKKAGVPHNVLNAKNHAKEAQFVAEAGRKGAVTVATNMAGRGTDIILGGNTEFLADAKLQKRGLNPEDTPEEYEQAWAEVLPEIEEQVAAEHAEVVELGGLYVVGSERHESRRIDNQLRGRSGRQGDPGESRFYLSLDDTLMRLFKSDIVEWVMTSLKVPDDQPIDHRSVTKSIESAQKQVESQNFEMRKNVLKYDDVMNRQRHVIYADRRAVLEGAEVKDQVQAAIDKVVGQTIRQLTSEGFAEDWDYEAIWAEAEALYPVGLDRADYEGGDLRSEELAQAFIDDAHAVFAKREEELGEENMRSLERQVLLTVLDRKWREHLYEMDYLREGIGLRAMAQRDPLVEYQREGGDMFNSMMEAVLAEVVSFVFRVEVQQPTMKAVRDSAGKKVTVGSLAAGVNGNSATEAQAGSAKAGSEAGSAEAGSEAGEPTEADGAAPETTDSGDRLVGAGTVQVKGAERRRTAPKLRYSAPSESGEQTRTESGEDEFAGVGRNQLCPCGSGKKFKQCHGRKG